One window of Rissa tridactyla isolate bRisTri1 chromosome 12, bRisTri1.patW.cur.20221130, whole genome shotgun sequence genomic DNA carries:
- the LOC128916696 gene encoding signal-regulatory protein beta-2-like: MAWRVLLVQLSLFPLRLSGACPPLTRGFKLQQPQDKVSVTAGETLTLTCTTSGNAPAGPVKWLKGWGSGNQTIYDQTGSFPRVTREVNGSNTDFTIHIRDVQPKDAGTYYCVKFCKLLGGDEVFQRGKGTEVSIHETTLLRSMVAVAVVLCFLLLLGVVITLCMCRRKHRGEADSQCLARPAAMGTFSPIPLRCCAGTPGTPSEVLDAESSHLPSQQSSKEDNYIHYADLQPLPAAPRHIRSPGAACSEYASVRVATK, from the exons ATGGCTTGGCGCGTCTTGCTGGTGCAGCTCAGCCTCTTCCCGCTGCGGCTCTCGG GTGCGTGTCCCCCACTGACTCggggcttcaagctgcagcagccccaggacaagGTGTCGGTGACAGCGGGGGAGACGCTCACCCTGACCTGCACCACGTCTGGAAATGCTCCCGCTGGCCCCGTGAAGTGGCtgaagggctggggcagtgggaaccAGACCATCTATGACCAGACGGGCTCCTTCCCCCGTGTGACTAGGGAAGTGAATGGGTCCAACACGGACTTCACCATCCACATCAGGGATGTTCAACCCAAGGATGCCGGCACCTATTACTGCGTGAAGTTCTGCAAATTGCTGGGCGGTGATGAGGTGTTTCAGCGTGGAAAAGGCACGGAGGTGTCCATACATG AGACAACCCTGCTTCGCAGCATGGTGGCTGTAGCTGTAgtgctctgcttcctcctcctccttggcgTCGTCATCACCCTTTGCATGTGCAGGAGGAAGCACAGAGGTGAGGCAGACAGCCAGTGCCTGGCCAGGCCGGCGGCCATGGGCACCTTCTCGCCCATCCCTCTGCGGTGCTGTGCAgggacccccggcacccccag TGAAGTCCTGGATGCAGAGAGCTCCCATCTGCCCAGCCAG caaagcagcaaggaGGACAACTACATCCACTACGCCGatctccagcccctgcccgcggCCCCGCGGCACATCAGGAGCCCCGGCGCAGCCTGCTCCGAGTACGCCAGCGTCAGGGTAGCTACCAAGTGA
- the LOC128916694 gene encoding tyrosine-protein phosphatase non-receptor type substrate 1-like isoform X2 encodes MTMARVTRGLPLACLMLLLLRRAPGAGAQVSRGFKLQQPQDKVSVAAGETLTLTCTTSGNAPAGPVKWLKGWGSGNQTIYDQTNPLTHGMRAVNGSITDFTIRIRDVQPKDAGTYYCVKFRKSVGGDEVYQHGKGTEVSVRAKPTPPVVSGPEDRAGPGQLVAFTCTAGGFFPEDIGVKWLKDGVPISAQQPTITPGQMKSSYNMVSTVTMPLGVDDVRSQVVCEVRHPTLTAPLRETYQLRQALRVSPSIQVDADPPSPVGVNKTVKFTCHVKGFYPRDVAITWLENGMEMNMEYISQPVETPQGLFKLTRLVEVKAMKERNGSMFTCRVVHDAQEPVDRTAILWITATSKSETTDSSQTVNGWNLLSSPGLWLGILLEKGLLGGLLLFLFKRVMA; translated from the exons ATGACCATGGCCCGGGTGACACGGGGGCTGCCTCTCGCCTGCCTgatgctgctcctgctccgcAGAGCCCCGG GTGCGGGTGCCCAGGTGAGTCggggcttcaagctgcagcagccccaggacaagGTGTCGGTGGCAGCGGGGGAGACGCTCACCCTGACCTGCACCACATCTGGAAATGCTCCCGCTGGCCCCGTGAAGTGGCtgaagggctggggcagtgggaaccAGACCATCTATGACCAGACGAACCCCCTCACCCATGGGATGAGGGCAGTGAATGGGTCCATCACGGACTTCACCATCCGCATCAGGGATGTTCAACCCAAGGATGCCGGCACCTATTACTGCGTGAAGTTCCGCAAATCAGTGGGCGGTGATGAGGTGTATCAGCATGGAAAAGGCACGGAGGTGTCTGTACGTG CCAAACCCACCCCCCCGGTTGTGTCCGGGCCCGAAGACAGAGCGGGGCCAGGGCAATTGGTGGCTTTCACCTGCACGGCCGGAGGGTTCTTCCCTGAAGACATCGGTGTGAAATGGCTCAAGGATGGGGTCCCCATCTCGGCTCAGCAGCCAACGATCACCCCTGGGCAGATGAAATCCTCCTACAACATGGTCAGCACCGTGACGATGCCACTGGGGGTGGACGACGTCCGCTCACAGGTCGTCTGCGAAGTGCGGCACCCCACGCTGACGGCCCCGCTGAGGGAGACGTACCAGCTCAGGCAAGCCCTGCgag TTTCCCCCAGCATCCAGGTGGACGCTGACCCGCCGAGCCCTGTTGGGGTGAACAAGACCGTGAAATTCACCTGCCACGTGAAGGGGTTTTACCCCAGGGACGTGGCCATCACCTGGCTGGAGAACGGGATGGAGATGAACATGGAGTACATCTCCCAGCCAGTGGAGACGCCCCAGGGCTTGTTCAAGCTGACTAGGCTGGTGGAGGTCAAAGCGATGAAGGAGAGGAACGGGTCCATGTTCACCTGCCGTGTGGTGCACGATGCCCAGGAGCCCGTCGACAGGACGGCCATCCTGTGGATCACTGCCACGTCCAAGTCGGAAACGACAGACTCATCCCAGACAGTTAACG GTTGGAACCTCCTGTCCAGCCCCGGCTTGTGGCTTGGCATCCTGCTGGAGAAGGGGCTCCTCGGcgggctcctcctcttcctcttcaaaCGTGTGATGGCATGA
- the LOC128916694 gene encoding tyrosine-protein phosphatase non-receptor type substrate 1-like isoform X1: MSPAVGSGLGVWRCPVLCPGSRAPRQPQTLLSLCPGAGAQVSRGFKLQQPQDKVSVAAGETLTLTCTTSGNAPAGPVKWLKGWGSGNQTIYDQTNPLTHGMRAVNGSITDFTIRIRDVQPKDAGTYYCVKFRKSVGGDEVYQHGKGTEVSVRAKPTPPVVSGPEDRAGPGQLVAFTCTAGGFFPEDIGVKWLKDGVPISAQQPTITPGQMKSSYNMVSTVTMPLGVDDVRSQVVCEVRHPTLTAPLRETYQLRQALRVSPSIQVDADPPSPVGVNKTVKFTCHVKGFYPRDVAITWLENGMEMNMEYISQPVETPQGLFKLTRLVEVKAMKERNGSMFTCRVVHDAQEPVDRTAILWITATSKSETTDSSQTVNGWNLLSSPGLWLGILLEKGLLGGLLLFLFKRVMA; encoded by the exons ATGTCCCCTGCTGTGGGCTCGGGGCTCGGGGTCTGGCGATGCCCCGTGCTGTGTCCCGGCTCCAGGGCCCCCCGTCAGCCCCAAACCCTCCTGTCGCTGTGCCCAGGTGCGGGTGCCCAGGTGAGTCggggcttcaagctgcagcagccccaggacaagGTGTCGGTGGCAGCGGGGGAGACGCTCACCCTGACCTGCACCACATCTGGAAATGCTCCCGCTGGCCCCGTGAAGTGGCtgaagggctggggcagtgggaaccAGACCATCTATGACCAGACGAACCCCCTCACCCATGGGATGAGGGCAGTGAATGGGTCCATCACGGACTTCACCATCCGCATCAGGGATGTTCAACCCAAGGATGCCGGCACCTATTACTGCGTGAAGTTCCGCAAATCAGTGGGCGGTGATGAGGTGTATCAGCATGGAAAAGGCACGGAGGTGTCTGTACGTG CCAAACCCACCCCCCCGGTTGTGTCCGGGCCCGAAGACAGAGCGGGGCCAGGGCAATTGGTGGCTTTCACCTGCACGGCCGGAGGGTTCTTCCCTGAAGACATCGGTGTGAAATGGCTCAAGGATGGGGTCCCCATCTCGGCTCAGCAGCCAACGATCACCCCTGGGCAGATGAAATCCTCCTACAACATGGTCAGCACCGTGACGATGCCACTGGGGGTGGACGACGTCCGCTCACAGGTCGTCTGCGAAGTGCGGCACCCCACGCTGACGGCCCCGCTGAGGGAGACGTACCAGCTCAGGCAAGCCCTGCgag TTTCCCCCAGCATCCAGGTGGACGCTGACCCGCCGAGCCCTGTTGGGGTGAACAAGACCGTGAAATTCACCTGCCACGTGAAGGGGTTTTACCCCAGGGACGTGGCCATCACCTGGCTGGAGAACGGGATGGAGATGAACATGGAGTACATCTCCCAGCCAGTGGAGACGCCCCAGGGCTTGTTCAAGCTGACTAGGCTGGTGGAGGTCAAAGCGATGAAGGAGAGGAACGGGTCCATGTTCACCTGCCGTGTGGTGCACGATGCCCAGGAGCCCGTCGACAGGACGGCCATCCTGTGGATCACTGCCACGTCCAAGTCGGAAACGACAGACTCATCCCAGACAGTTAACG GTTGGAACCTCCTGTCCAGCCCCGGCTTGTGGCTTGGCATCCTGCTGGAGAAGGGGCTCCTCGGcgggctcctcctcttcctcttcaaaCGTGTGATGGCATGA
- the LOC128916494 gene encoding tyrosine-protein phosphatase non-receptor type substrate 1-like, translating into MTMARVTRGLPLACLMLLLLRRAPGAGAQVSRGFKLQQPQDKVSVAAGETLNLTCTTSRDAPAGPVKWLKGWGSGNQTIYDQTNPLTHGMRAVNGSITDFTIRIRDVQPKDAGTYYCVKFRKSVGGDEVYQHGKGTEVSVHAKPTPPVVSGPKDRAGPGQSVAFTCTAGGFFPEDIGVKWLKDGVPISAQQPTITPGQMKSSYNMVSTVTMPLGVDDVRSQVVCEVRHPTLTAPLRETYQLRQALRVSPSIQVDADPPSPVGVNKTVKFTCHVKGFYPRDVAITWLENGMEMNMENVSQPVETPQGLFKLTRLVEVKAMEEKNGSVFTCRVVHDAQEPVDRTAILWITATSKSETTDSSQTVNGWNLLSSPGLWLGILLEKGLLGGLLLFLFKRAMA; encoded by the exons ATGACCATGGCCCGGGTGACACGGGGGCTGCCTCTCGCCTGCCTgatgctgctcctgctccgcAGAGCCCCGG GTGCGGGTGCCCAGGTGAGTCggggcttcaagctgcagcagccccaggacaagGTGTCGGTGGCAGCGGGGGAGACGCTCAACCTGACCTGCACCACATCCAGAGACGCTCCCGCTGGCCCCGTGAAGTGGCtgaagggctggggcagtgggaaccAGACCATCTATGACCAGACGAACCCCCTCACCCATGGGATGAGGGCAGTGAATGGGTCCATCACGGACTTCACCATCCGCATCAGGGATGTTCAACCCAAGGATGCCGGCACCTATTACTGCGTGAAGTTCCGCAAATCAGTGGGCGGTGATGAGGTGTATCAGCATGGAAAAGGCACGGAGGTGTCTGTACATG CCAAACCCACCCCCCCGGTTGTATCCGGGCCCAAAGACAGAGCGGGGCCGGGGCAATCGGTGGCTTTCACCTGCACGGCCGGAGGGTTCTTCCCTGAAGACATCGGTGTGAAATGGCTCAAGGATGGGGTCCCCATCTCGGCTCAGCAGCCAACGATCACCCCTGGGCAGATGAAATCCTCCTACAACATGGTCAGCACCGTGACGATGCCACTGGGGGTGGACGACGTCCGCTCACAGGTCGTCTGCGAGGTGCGGCACCCCACGCTGACGGCCCCGCTGAGGGAGACGTACCAGCTCAGGCAAGCCCTGCgag TTTCCCCCAGCATCCAGGTGGACGCTGACCCGCCGAGCCCTGTTGGGGTGAACAAGACCGTGAAATTCACCTGCCACGTGAAGGGGTTTTACCCCAGGGACGTGGCCATCACCTGGCTGGAGAACGGGATGGAGATGAACATGGAGAACGTCTCCCAGCCGGTGGAGACGCCCCAGGGCTTGTTCAAGCTGACTAGGCTGGTGGAGGTCAAAGCGATGGAGGAGAAGAACGGGTCCGTGTTCACCTGCCGTGTGGTGCACGATGCCCAGGAGCCCGTCGACAGGACGGCCATCCTGTGGATCACTGCCACGTCCAAGTCGGAAACGACAGACTCATCCCAGACAGTTAACG GTTGGAACCTCCTGTCCAGCCCCGGCTTGTGGCTTGGCatcctgctggagaagggactCCTCGGcgggctcctcctcttcctcttcaaaCGTGCGATGGCATGA
- the LOC128916493 gene encoding signal-regulatory protein beta-2-like — MTMARVTRGLPLACLMLLLLRRAPGAGAQVSRGFKLQQPQDKVSVRAGGTLTLTCTTSGDAPAGPVKWLKGWGSGSETAYDQTGSFPRVTREVDGSDTDFTIHIRDVQPEDAGTYYCVKFRKSPSGYEVVQRGKGTEVSVYSTDAQVSWGFKLQQPQDKVSVAVGETLTLTCTTSRDYSGGPMKWLKGWGSGNETIYDQMGSFPRVTRAADLSDTDFTIHIRDVQPEDAGTYYCVKFSRFLGRIEVFRHGKGTEVSVYSAGAQMTQSFKLQQPQDKVSVAAGETLTLTCTTSGYGPPGPVKWLKGWGSGNQTIYDQTGSFPRGMRAVNGSDTDFTIHIRGVCPEDAGTYYCVKFRKSLGSDEVFQHGKGTEVSVRGWNLLSSPGLWLGILLEKGLLGGFLLFLFKRRRA, encoded by the exons ATGACCATGGCCCGGGTGACACGGGGGCTGCCTCTCGCCTGCCTgatgctgctcctgctccgcAGAGCCCCGG GTGCGGGTGCCCAGGTGAGTCggggcttcaagctgcagcagccccaggacaagGTGTCGGTGAGAGCAGGGGGGACACTCACCCTGACCTGCACCACGTCTGGAGACGCTCCCGCTGGCCCTGTGAAGTGGCtgaagggctggggcagtgggagtGAGACCGCCTATGACCAGACGGGCTCCTTTCCCCGCGTGACGAGGGAAGTGGATGGATCCGACACAGACTTCACCATCCACATTAGGGATGTTCAACCCGAGGATGCCGGCACCTATTACTGCGTGAAGTTCCGCAAATCGCCTAGTGGTTATGAGGTGGTTCAGCGTGGAAAAGGCACAGAGGTGTCTGTATACA GTACGGATGCTCAGGTGAGTTggggcttcaagctgcagcagccccaggacaagGTGTCGGTGGCTGTGGGGGAGACGCTCACCCTGACCTGCACCACGTCCAGAGACTATTCTGGTGGACCCATGAAGTGGCtgaagggctggggcagtgggaacgAGACCATCTACGACCAAATGGGCTCTTTCCCCCGTGTGACGAGGGCAGCAGATCTGTCCGACACAGATTTCACCATCCACATCAGGGACGTTCAACCCGAGGATGCTGGCACCTATTACTGCGTGAAGTTCAGCAGATTTCTTGGCCGTATTGAGGTGTTTCGGCATGGAAAAGGCACAGAGGTGTCTGTATACA GTGCGGGTGCCCAGATGACTCAGAGCTTCAAGCTACAGCAGCCCCAGGACAAGGTGTCGGTGGCAGCAGGGGAGACGCTCACCCTGACCTGCACCACGTCTGGATATGGTCCCCCTGGCCCCGTGAAGTGGCtgaagggctggggcagtgggaaccAGACCATCTATGACCAGACGGGCTCCTTCCCCCGCGGGATGAGGGCAGTGAATGGGTCTGACACAGACTTCACCATCCACATCAGGGGTGTTTGTCCCGAGGATGCCGGCACCTATTACTGCGTGAAGTTCCGCAAATCACTGGGCAGTGATGAGGTGTTTCAGCATGGAAAAGGCACGGAGGTGTCCGTACGTG GTTGGAACCTCCTGTCCAGCCCCGGCTTGTGGCTTGGCATCCTGCTGGAGAAGGGGCTCCTCGGtggtttcctcctcttcctcttcaagCGTAGGAGGGCATGA